CACAGCTCCTCCGGGAAGCCGGTGTCACCGCCGTCGTGGACGTCAGGACCGCTCCCGGCAGCCGCCGTGACCCGGACCTGTCACGGCATCGGCTGGCCCTGTGGATGCCCGAAGAGGGCATCGCCTACCGGTGGGAGCCGCGCCTGGGCGGCTTCCGCAAACCGCCGCCAAACTCGCCCGACACGGTCTGGCGTAACACGTCCTTCCGCGGCTACGCCGCGCATACCCGCAGCCCGGAGTTCGTCTCCGCCATGGACGCCCTCATGCAACAAGCGGGTCGGGAGCGCACCGTGGTGATGTGCAGCGAGGCGGTGTGGTGGCGATGCCACCGGCGCCTGATCGCCGACTTCGCCGTCCTGGCCCGCGGCATGCTCGTCCGCCACCTGATGCACGACGGACGCCTCACGGCGCACAGTCCGACGCCAG
This portion of the Streptomyces agglomeratus genome encodes:
- a CDS encoding DUF488 family protein; protein product: MDLDRTGPADGSVMPRLGLITFGHSTAGRASLSQLLREAGVTAVVDVRTAPGSRRDPDLSRHRLALWMPEEGIAYRWEPRLGGFRKPPPNSPDTVWRNTSFRGYAAHTRSPEFVSAMDALMQQAGRERTVVMCSEAVWWRCHRRLIADFAVLARGMLVRHLMHDGRLTAHSPTPGVRLRDDGLLVYDDAGSALP